In the Helianthus annuus cultivar XRQ/B chromosome 11, HanXRQr2.0-SUNRISE, whole genome shotgun sequence genome, one interval contains:
- the LOC110888367 gene encoding uncharacterized mitochondrial protein AtMg00810-like encodes MNGFTHGKVDATLFTKEVDRHLLIVQIYVDDIIFGSTNDALFKDFERVMKLKFKMSSMGEMKFFLGLQVDQLPGGIFIHQTNYVHDVLEKFSMTRTSPMSTPLALNHGIHPDLTGDKVDEKSQTRSHHQQLFFINHK; translated from the coding sequence ATGAACGGTTTTACTCATGGTAAAGTAGATGCAACTCTCTTCACAAAAGAAGTTGATAGACACTTGCTGATAGTCCAAATATACGTGGATGACATAATCTTTGGTTCGACCAATGACGCACTCTTCAAAGACTTTGAAAGGGTCATGAAACTCAAGTTCAAGATGAGCTCAATGGGAGAAATGAAGTTCTTCTTAGGCTTACAAGTTGATCAGTTGCCGGGAGGAATATTCATTCACCAAACGAATTATGTTCACGACGTGTTGGAGAAATTCAGCATGACGAGAACTTCACCGATGTCAACTCCATTAGCGCTCAATCACGGCATTCATCCGGATCTCACGGGGGATAAAGTCGACGAGAAGTCACAAACGAGAAGTCATCATCAACAATTGTTTTTCATTAATCATAAATGA